The stretch of DNA AAATAATGATAAAAGAATAATATGTACTATACAAAAGAGTAGGAGTTGATGAACATGTCAAAGAAATCATGTAAGTCATGCTGTTGTTGTAACAGTTGTTGTAACAGTTGCTGTTCACGAGGTTGTGGATGTAGTAATAGGTGTGGTTGTAACTATAATAATTGTGGCGGTGGCTGTGGCGGTTGTGGCGGCTATGGTGGCGGCTGCGGTGGTTATGGTTGCGGCGGAGGATGGGGAGGCGCTTGTGGCGGTTGGTTCCCATTATTATTTATACTATTATTATTTGGCGGCTGTTGATGGTAAAATAAGTAAAAGGGTGCTTTGCACCCTTTTATTTATTTGTTTTACTATAATTGTATCCATACATTTGACTAAAGGAGCTTTGGTAAATATTATATAAACATAAAGAATGTTGGATAGTGTAAAGTTTCGTATGAAAAAATAGCTTATGGCTAATTTGGAATAATAGTTAAAAATATCTTTATAATATCTAAGAAAATTTTAAAATTGAATATGCTAAAAAGACCTTCGGTAACGGAGGCAAAAACTTAATCAATATTTGATTTTATGATTTATCAAGAAGTTTGTGATTCTTGCATATGTAATATGGTTTGTTGACCGAGACTGATAAGAATTTGCCACTTTGCAGACATATTGTCAATACCATCTAGTTGCTTTAATTCGTTTAAAGGACGCCAGTAATTGTAAGGATGCGGGCGTAAGAAGTTGTAATAAGCAACCCAAAGGGAGAAGCCATAAAGAGCACCTTCATCACTTCCATAACCACAGGTACCCCTGTAGGAAGATTTAAAGGTACGGTTTAAACGCTCTACAACTTGCTTAACCCAACGAAATTCTTCAGATACTGGATCATCGTTAGTAAGTCCGATAACTTGAGTTAGATTAAATTCTTTATTTTTTTCTAATTCAAATTGTTGCTTCGCTAACGGATATGAACTGTAACCATCGGCAACGAAGTTTAAAGCTTTTCCAGGGAAGTCTTTAAACTTATCAAAAGCCATACGCATTGCTAGTATACAAGGGCCAGTATCTCTTGTATCAGATACTTGATAACCTAGAATAGACCTTTTACAAGCATCCATTACAATCCAGACATAATGCTTAATGCCTTTTACTTTTATATAAGTTTCATCGGCAGAAAGTATTTTAGAGGGTTTGTAATCAAAGGTATCAACAAACGGCTTAATAACAGCAGCTGCTGTTAGAGCATAATTAGCAACAGTTCTATGTGAAATTTTTATTCCATGAACTTCTTTTAAAACATGAGCTGTTTGTCTTGTAGACATTTTACAATTAACGTGATAAGTCAAGCATAGTCCCATTATATGCGGGCTAAACTTCTTAAAACTAAATCCGGTAGCATGTTTTGATATTGGATATAGATCCATTTTAAAGAAGTTAATATTAAATTCACGATATATGTAATGAAGCTTATACTTGTATTTATCACAAGGATCAATATTCTTTGGAAGATTCTTAAGATTTCTTTGATAGTATAAGCATTTAGAATTATTGCATTTATGTATTTTAAAGTGCTTGCGTTGCTTTTGTTCCGTAAGCGTAGCACCGCAATAAGGACATATAAATACTATTGGTTTAGTTGTGTGATTAGTTTCTTTAAATGTAAGACCACAAACTTTACATTGAAACTGTCCTTTACTGCCATTGTTATCGTATATATATTCATGTGGTGCACCACACTTAGGACATTTAGTTTTTTTAGGGATAGACTTCCCGTTCCGTCTTTGGACGGGTTTTACGGTCTTGTTATATTTATGTTTGTAATAAGCTAAAAGTAATATATAGTCTACCTTTTCAAATCTAATAATTGTGGGTAGCTTATCTACTTTGAATTTTTGGTATTCTGGACTATTAGAATCATCAAATATCATCTGGTTAAGTGGAATATGTTTTGAGATGAATAAAAGTAATTGACCGATAATGGCAATTAAATATTGATTATAAGTAATTAAATAAGTTATAATTGAATCCATAATAACGACATCCTTTCATGTGTGATTTTGTTTGGTTAGAGATTCAATTTTAACATGAAATTAGGGGGTCGTTATTTTTTTATACAAAAAAACTGGCGAAACCTTGATATATAAAGATTTAAAAAGAAAAGTAGTGTAAAAAACTTTACACTAACGAATGTTGCTAGGGGGATTAGAAATGAAATTTAAAACAAAAAGATTAGTAATGATTGCAGTACTTGCAGCTATGTGTTATGTAGGGACATTAATAAATATAAGGATACCAATTGGTGGTTCAATGTCAATGGTTCATTTAGGAACTACTGCAATTTTTATAGCAGCAGTGCTTGTAGGTAAAGATGCAGGTTTAGCTGGAGGAATTGGATGTGCTCTTTTTGATCTTTTAAGTGATTTTGCAGCGTGGACAATACCAACGTTAATAGTAAAGGGATTAACAGGATATGTAGCGGGTAAAATTGCTTTTGCAAATGGAAAAGAAGGAAATAGTTTAAAATATAATGTAATAGGATTTATAGCAGGGGGATTAGTATCTCTTATAGGATATTTTATAAGTAACTTACTTATATTTGGAAAAACATGGGCAGTTGCAATAGCAAGTTTAAGTACATCATTAGTTACAACTACTATAGGAGTAATAATAGCAATACCATTAGCTACAGCAGTAAAAAAAGTAGCACAAAAATCAAATTTAATATAAAGATAAGGAGCGTTAATTTTGAGTAAACCAATTGACAAAATAGCAATCCTTCATGATATGTGTGGTATAGGAAAAGCAGCATTAACCAATATAATGCCAGTAATAAGCGTTATGGGTATAGAAGCTTGTCCTATACCTACTCTTATTTTATCAACACATACAGGAGGATTTGGTAAACCGGTAATTAAATATACAGAAGGATTTATAGAAGAGACAATAGAGCATTATAGAGAAAATGAAATAAGTTTTCAAGGAATATTTGTTGGATATTTAGGAAATAAAGAAAATCTAAATAGTGCTAAAAATTTCATAAAAAAATTTAAAAATGAAAATAATTTAGTTGTATTTGATCCTATTTGTGGAGATTCCGGAAATCTATACTCTAATTTTAATGATGAATATGTAAAAGATTTAAAAGAAATAATAAGATTTTCTAATATAATAACTCCAAATTTTACAGAGGCTTGTTTATTATCAGGTAAAAAAGTAAAAGAAAGTATAAGTGAAGAAGAAATTAAAGATATCTTAAAAAGTCTAATTAATCTTGGTGCTAGAGATATAATAGTTACAAGTATCCCAATGAAAGAAAATGAAATTGGAGTACTTATATATAATAGTAAAATAAATAGTTTTAAAGTAATTTCTCATAAGAAAGAAATAAAAAGTTATCCTGGAACAGGAGATATATTTGCATCTGTTTTAATTGGGAGTTTAATAAAAGGATTATCAATAGAAGAAGCAAGTGAAAAGGCAAGTGATTTTGTACTAGAATGTATAAAAGAAAGCAATAAATATGATTATCCTTCTAAAGAAGGAGTTTTACTTGAAAAGTGCTTATTTAAATTAGTTAATTAAATTATTAATGAATTATAAAGCTTTAATAAAGAAATAATAATTATGTAATAATTTAAGAAGGAGCAAAAAAATGGCATATAGATATTTAAATGAAGCAAAGAGTGGAGAAAAAATAGAAATTTCTTTAATGATAATGAAAATATTATCTAAAGAAGAAAATATTATAACAGCATATATAGGCGATAAAACTTGTGAAGTAAAAGCATTAATAGTAGATTCAAAATTAAATCTTCAAGTAGGAGAAGTAATTAAGGTAAAAGGGGTATTTAAATCACCTTTTAAGGTAGAAGTTATAAAAAAAATAGAAAAATTTGATATATATACATATATACCTTCTGTTAAAAGACCTATTGATGATATACTAAATGAACTTGAAGATATAACAACAAAAGAATTTAAAAGTCCGGATATAATAGCTATTGATAATTATTTTTTTAAAGATGAAGAGTTTTTAAAAAAATTTAAAATGGCTATAGGTGGAGTGTACCATCATCATAATTACTTAGGGGGATTAGCTGAACATACTTTAAATGTAACGTATTTAGCTAAAACTTTTGCAGAGAGATACAATTGCAGATATAAAGAATTAGCAATTTTAGGTGCTAAACTTCACGATATAGGAAAAATAAGAGAGATGTATTATGGAGGGCCTTTTGGGTATACTTTAGAAGGTGAAATGGAAGGCCATATTGTTATAGGAGTAATGATGCTTGAAGAAGCTTTTAAAAAAGAAGCAGAATTATATTCAGATGAATTTAAGGAAAGACTTAAGGGAATAATAGTACAACATCACGGAAAGTTAGAATATGGTTCTCCAAAATCACCTAAAAGTCAAGAATCTTATATAGTCCATTATGCTGATTACGTAGATTCTACATTTAATAAAATAGATATAATTGGAGAAGGGGTAGAACCTGGTCAATGGACAGGATATGAAAGAAGAATAGAAGGGAGAATATTGCTATAGTAAATAGGATAATTTAATATAAGAGACATTTATTCAAAAGGGGATAAATGTCTCTTTTTAATACTATTATGATATAATATTTTAGTAAAGCAAAAATTGGTGGTGAATTAATGGAAACTATACTTAATAAAAAACAAAGAGAAGTAGTAGAAGAAATAGAAAGTAATATTTTACTACTTGCATCAGCAGGAACAGGAAAAACCAATACTTTGGCTCATAGAATTTCTAATATAATAGAAAACAATAAGGCAAAAAGCGAAGAGATACTATGTATTACATTTACAAATAAAGCAAGTAAAGAAATGAAGGAAAGAATTGAAAGTATAGTAAATAAAGATGGTGAAAATGTAATAGTTAAAACTTTTCATAGCTTTTGCTTTGATATTTTAAAAGAAGAAGCAAAAAAGAATACAGATATATATACTGATTTTATTATATGTGATGAAGAAGATTGTAAAGAAGTAATTAAGACAGTAAATTACTATAAATTTTCCTTAGCATCACTTCAAAATTTTATAGCATTAGTAAAAGAATATAAGGGTATATATGATATATATACAGAAGATTCATTAAAGGACTATGAAAAAATCATAAAAAGGTTATATAAAGAACAAAGTGAAAAAATTAAAAATATTTGTATTGGTGAAGAATATTCATTAGATTATAATATGATGAATATTTTAGAAAAAGAAGGCGCTAAAATTGTACAAAGTTACAACAGTGCATTATATAATAATCATAATTTAGATTTTAATGATCTTATTATAAAAGTTCATGAGCTTTTTAAAGATTTTAAAATTATAGAAGGCATAAGGAATAAATTTAAGTATATAAGTATAGATGAAGTACAAGATACAAGTTATTTAGAGTATGAAATAATAGAAAAGCTATTTTATAAAAATAATATATTATTATGTGGTGATCCATTTCAAACTATATATCAATGGAGAGGATCTATACCTAATATAATAATTAAAGAATTCACTGAAAAATATAATCCTATAAAAATAGTATTTAATGAAAATTATAGATCAACTAAAAGACTTATAGAGGCATCTTTTAGATATTTAAAAAATGTATTTTCTTTAGAAGTAGAAGCAACTTATAATAATGAAATAGAGGCAATAAGTAATTTAAATGGAGAAAAAATTTGCTTGAAAGAATTAAACTCTATAAAAGATGAAGCAAATTTCATATTTAGTGAAATAAAGAATTTGAAACTGACGGATGTTTCTAAAGTATGTATATTAACTAGAAATAATAAATATAATATTGATTTATCTAATGAATTAGCAAATATAAATAGAAGTTTAGATGCTTGTGATAAGTTGAACTTTATATTAATTGATGAGTTTAGATTTTTTAGAAGGCAGGAAATTAAAGATGTTTTAGCTGTTTTAAAATTATGTACTAATAAATATGATTCTAATAGTTTAAAAAGAATAATTAAAAGATTTAAAACGGGGATTTCTTTAAGTGCTATAAATACAATTACATCAAAAGATTATAAAGAAGTTGGAATAAATATTAGTGATTTTATAGATAATAAGACTCATGTTTATGGAGATAAATATGGATTACTTATGAAAGAGATAAACAATGATAATGTTATTGTCTTTGATGTTGAAAGTACAGGGGTAAATACTACAGAGGATGAGATTATACAAATTGCAGCTATAAAAATAAATTCAAAGGGTGAAGTTATAGATAGCTTTGAGAAGTTACTTAAAAATAATAAGTCTGTTAGAACTTCAGAAAAGGTACATGGATTCAGTGATGAATATTTAAAGCGCCATGGAGAAGATAAAATAGATGGATTAAAAGAGTTTTTAAAGTTTTCAAAAAGAGCAGTTGTAGTTGGGCATAATGTTCAATATGATATAAATATATTAACTAGTGAATTAAAAAGAAATGGACTTGAGAATCCGAATTTCCTGGATTTTTACGATACATTAGATATTTATAGACGATTCTATCCAAATTTACCCAATCATAAATTAAATACATTAAGTGAGTTATTTAATATAAATAATAAACCAACTCATGATGCCATGGATGATATTTTAGCTACAGCAGAACTTTTACTATTAGCAATAAAAAATAAGATTAAACCATTAGCTTTTGAAAGACAAATGTTAGTAGGAAAACATTTAGAGAGTTTTACAAAACTAAGTTTAAAACTAAATAATATAATAAGATTAAGTGAATTAGAAAGACCTAAAAATATAATAGCTAAAATTATTGAGGAATTTGAAATTAAAAAATTGTATGAGAAAGAAATGCAAAGAGTATATAGATTAAGAGAATTCTATTTAATTGCAAAAGATTTAGATAACCTTAATCTATCACCGCAGGATGCAATGATAGAATTTTTAAAAATAACCTCTCTTTCCAATGGAGATATGGAAAGAATTTTAAAAGGACAAGCAAGAATTCCAATAATAACAGTACATCAAGCTAAAGGGCTAGAGTTTGATTATGTATTTCTAGCAGGAATACAAGAAAATGTTTTTCCTTCCTATCAAGCAATTAAGTCTTCAAATTTAAAGGAAGAAGAACGTGTTTTTTATGTAGCAATAACAAGAGCTAAAAAAAAGTTATACTTAACATATGCAAAAAACTCAAAAGGTAGAAGAAATAATATAAGTAGATTTATAAAAAATATTCCTAACGAGTTTATAGAAAAGTAGCTATCCGTTAATTGATAGCTACTTTTAACTTAGAATTTAGCTTTAGAAAGATGACTTATTAACAAGTCAGAAGACTCTTTAAGCTTAGATATTTCATCAGTTGAAAGAGGAACTTCAAGTATTTTTTTTGCTCCATTTCTATTTAAAATAGTAGGAATGGCTAGATAAACATCATTAATTCCGTACTGTCCTTGGAATAAGGAGGAAACAGTAAGAATAGAGTCTTCATCTCTTAATATAGCTTCAACTATCCTAGTTACAGCTAAAGCAACTGCATAGTTTGTATAGCCTTTTCTATTGATTATTTCATAAGCTGCATTTTTAACTAAGTTAGGAATTTCATATTTGAAATTTTTATCACATTTAGAACACACATTTTGGCAGTAACTATCTGCATTCATACCAGCAATATTAGTTAGACTCCAAGCTGTTATTTCTGAATCACCATGTTCACCAATTATATATGTATGTACATTTCTGGCATCTATATCAAAATGTTCACTTAACATATATTTTAATCTAGATGTATCAAGTACAGTACCTGAGCCAATAACTCTATTTTTAGGGAAACCTGATAATTTATAAGTAATATAAGTCAATATATCTACAGGATTTGACACAACAAGCAGAATAGAATTAGGACTATATTTAACAACTTCAGGAACTATTTCTTTAAAAATGGCTAAATTTTTATTTATAATATCAAGTCTTGTTTCTCCAGGTTTTGGACCTATACCAGCAGTGATGATTATAATATCTGAATTTTTAGTATCTTCATAAGTTCCAGCTTTAATATCCACAGCTTTAACAAAAGCTGCTCCGTGAGAAAGGTCCATTGCTTCAGCTTCAGCTTTATCTTTATTTATATCTACAATTACAATATCAGATGCTAAACCTTGAATCATTAATGAATAAGCAGTAGTAGAACCCACAAATCCAGCACCGATTATAGAAATTTTATTTGCTTTTTCTTTGATCATTGTTATCCCTCCTAAAAACTCTACAAATAAAGCAGAGTAAACAACTAAGATTTATATTAGTATTATATATTAATTAATAATTATTATCAATAGTGATTTGTATATATTTTTATAAAGGTTAAGGATATATACATATATGATTTTTTTATTGTAAAATTATATGAAGATTAATATAATATAAATAAAAATGAACAATAAGTGAAAAGTTATATATAAGAGTTTTATTAGAAATTCAATGGACTATAATTAAAAGACGGAGGTATTATGTTTACTGATAATAGAGGATATTGCGAGAAATGTAAAAAAATAAGATCATATACATTGAAGGAGCATAAAATTGTAAAGGAATTAAATATTGGTAGAATAGAAGTAATAGAGTTATCTGCTCACTGTTTAACTTGTGGGGAATTAATTTATTCAGAAAAAGTTAGAGAAAAAAATAGCAAGGAAGTAGAGCAAGCTATTATGAATTTACAAGAAGAATTAGAGATTTTGCATATGCTTAGAGAAGTTAAAACAAGTGATATTATAAAAGAGAGTTCAGATAAGGAAATTTTGGAAGAAATAAAATCAATATTAAGAGATAAAAAATAAAAGAAACTTATTTAATTAACCTAAAGAAACTGTTAATTAAATAAGTTTCTTTTTAATAGTGTCATTTTAAAATACATTATTAAATATAATATATTGGAATGACTATAGAGTTTCTTAAAAGGGGAAAGGGGGACAGCATGGAAGAGAATCTATTAGATCTCTTTATCTATATTGATGAAGGATTAATTAAAAATATGAATGCATTAGCATTAAATGGATATATAGATATAAGAACAGTTACTAATATAAAAGATAGAACTTTATCAGGAAATGTAAATTTCTCTAATAGAGACGTATATGGAAATAATGAAAAAGATGGTATTGATAAAGTAGAAGGATATAAAACAAAACGTTATTCTTTAGATGATAATTATCAAAATACTAAAGGATCAGATGCTGGAGTAGAAGGTAAAGAGTATGATAGAATTCAAGAACAATTTCAAAGAATAAATACTACTTTTTTATTACATAATCAATTAGTTAGCTCTTTATATAATAATAATAGTATTAGATTAATAGAAAAAAATAATATAATTGAAGAACAACTAAGGGAAGGAGAGATTTTAGAAGTAGAAGGTGAAATTACTACCTTATCTATAGTTCCATATTTAAATACATTAATTAATGTACTTAATTGTTATGGTACTGAAAATCTAAACAATTTATTAAAGGATTCTAATCTTAAGGAGTTAAACTATACAACAATAGTTAAATTGTTGGAATGTATGAAAAATTGTGTTACGGAAAGTGGTACTGAGGAAATGATTTTATCCAATGGAGAAAGTTATTTAATTTTAGTTGTTAACAGCACATATTTTTTAAGTTCTAAAGCATGTATGTATGATTTTATGAATTGTCCATGTAGAGTAATTGGCAAAACTATGAAGGTTTGTTGCGGTAATGAAAAATTAAGTTTATTTAGGAAATCATCCCAAGAAAAATATTATGAAACTTTATTAGAATCAATGAATCCATATTTTGAACTTTTAAATAAAAATGGAATACTGTTGCCAGAAAAACCTAATATAATTATACATGGAAAAGCAACAGTTATGTTACCTATGAGTATTTGCGTATAGCATAAATTTAATTGTTATTAATGTCAAAAATACACACTTGGCATATTATGTTAGTAAAGAAATTAGATTAACTAAGGAGGAGTTTTAATGTGTAACTGCAGTTCAAATAATGGATGTAATAATGTTGCAATAAATAGTAATTGTAGCAATGCTTATAGAATGGGATATAATAGGGGATATTGTTGTGGTAATGAGGAAGGATATAAAGCTGGCTATTTAGATGGTGAAAAAGCTGGATGTCAAAAAGGATATGTTAAAGGATTAAAAGTTGGATGTCAAAAAGGATATCAAAAAGGATATAAAGATGGTGCTGAAAAGGCTTATCAAAAGGGATATGAAAATGGTTATAAAGCAGGATGTCAAAATGGATATCAACAAGGATATAAAGATGGGAAAGAAGCTGGAATAAGAGAAGGCTATAAAAAAGGTAAGGCAGTAGGATATAAAGAGGGAAAAGTAGTAGGATGTAAAGAAGGATATAAGAAAGGTTATAGTGATGGATATAAGGCTGGATTAAATGCTGGTCAAAATAATGGTTGTGATAGTGTTTTAGATAATAATGATTGTGACAATAATAGTTGCAATTTATGGAGTGAAGAAGATTATTGCTAGAAATTATTTTTACAACTTAAATTAAACTAAAATAAAAGAAAGCTTTAAAATGATATGTTATTTTTATAGTAGACAATTTAAATAATAAAATTGTAACTATTAGATGAAAGATATCAAAAAGAGCTTTCTTTTTATTTATAAAATCAAATATTATCACCTATATAGCATATTTTTATAATTTAAAGAATAGATACTATTAAGAGCATAAAAAAGGACAGAAAATATACAGAGGTGATATTATGAACAAAGATAAAATAAAGGAGCTGTATGTAAAGACATTTCATAACTCTAATGATAGTTTATCATTAGATAAAATGGAAAAAGAATTAATTGACTATTATAATGCAGCTGGTTTTGATATTGCTACATTAGAGAAATTAATGGATAGTATAGATCAAGAGCAATAAAAAGTAATAAGGGAACTTTATTTAAATTGTTCCCTTGAAGTTTAATTTCCCAGAGTATATATTTTTATGGAGGTGTATATTTGTGGAAAAAAGAAGGGATCCTAAAAAATTTAAAGAGGTATTTTTAAGTGTAAGAAAAATTATAGCATTATTAGTTACAATAGTATTTTGCTATCTTAGTATTATAGGTAGAATAAGTTCATCAGAATTCATTCCTGTATTTAGTATGATTATAGGGTATTATTTTGGAAAATCTACAGCTTTAGATACTAATATATCAGAAAAAATAGATTAAATATAAAAATTTAAGCCCAATGTAAATAGACTTACATTGGGTTTTTTATATAAAAAACTATATTATAGATTGTTAATAATGTGACAATTATCACGGTTGATTTTATATGGAAATGATAAAATATTTAATGTATAGGATTAAATAATAGTCATAATACTAGATATAAATATAAAAGACTGGAGATGTTATTATATGAAAAAAATACAATCTACTTGTAATTTTTGTGCTTTAGCATGTAATGTGGATTTTTACGTAGAAGATGGGGAAATTAAAAAGATAGCACCAACAGAGCACTATCCTGTAAATAAAGGATTTTGTTGTATAAAAGGCTTAAATTTAGATAAGCAACAAACAAAAATAAAAGCAAGAAAAAGACCTCTTATAAGAAATGAAAAGGGCGAAATGGAAGAGGTTTCATGGGAAAAGGGCTTTGATATATTTGCAACAAAGATGACTGATATTCAAGAAAAATATGGGAAAGAAAGCGTAGCCTTTATTAGTACAGGACAAATGACAACTGAAGATATGGCTCTTTTAGGACACGTTGGCAGAAGTTATATGGGAATAAATGGGGATGGAAACACTAGACTTTGTATGGCTACTTCAGTAGTTGCACATAAGCAAAGTTTTGGCTTTGATGCTCCACCATATACATTAAAAGATGCAGAACTATCAGATACTATTATTTTTATTGGTGCAAATCCTGTTATAGCACATCCTGTATTTTGGGGAAGAGTTAAAAATAATAAAGAAGCTAAAATAATAACTATAGATCCAAGAAAATCAGAAACAGCTTTAAATTCAGATATATGGATAGATATAAAACCTAAGGCTGACTTAGTGTTACTTTATACTTTAGCAAACATATTAATTGAAAAAGGTTGGATTGACACTAACTATATTGAAAATTATACAGAAGGCTTTGAAGATTTTAAAAATCATGTTAGTAAGTTTACCTTAGAATCTGTTGAAGAAGAAACTGGAATATCAAAAGATAGAGTTTTAGAGTTAGCTAAGATTATTCATGAAGGAAAAAAAGTATCATTTTGGTGGACAATGGGAGTAAACCAAGGATATGAGGCTGTTAGAACAGCACAATCAATAATAAATCTTGCAATAATGACTGGGAATATAGGAAGAGAAGGAACTGGTGCAAATTCATTAACTGGACAATGTAATGCAATGGGTTCAAGAGCTTTTAGTAATACTGCAGGGCTTTATGGTGGTGGAGAATACGATAATGCAGTAAGAAGAAAAGCTGTAGCAGAAGCATTAGAAATGGATGAAAGCTTATTACCATCAAAGCCAACATTACCATATAACATGATTATAGAAAAAGTAAAATCAGGAGAGATTAAAGGTTTATGGGTAGTATGTACAAACCCAAGACATTCATGGACAAACAATGAAGAATTTGAGGAAGCTGTTAAGAACTTAGACTTTTTTGTAGTTCAAGATATATATGAAGATACAGATAGTGCTAAACTTTGTGATTTATACTTACCATCAGTACCAGCTATTAAAAAACAAGGGGTATTAATAAACACAGAAAGACGTTTATCATTAGTTTCTCCAGTTTTAGAAAAAGAAGAAGGAGAATTAACAGATTACGAAATATTCCTTGGAATTGGTAGAGCTTTAGGAATGGGAAGTTTATTAGATAATTGGAAGACTCCAAAGGATGCTTTTGAACTTCTAAAAAAATGTTCAAAAGGAATGCCTTGTGATATTACAGGAGTAACATATGAATCTCTTGAAAATTCTAAAGGAATTCAATGGCCTTTTAGAGAGGGAGAAAGTCTTAAAGAAGATGAAAGAAGACTGTTTGAAGACAATAAATATTATACACCATCTAAGAAGGCTAAATTTGTATTTGAAGATATAGCAGAATCTCCAATAAAGGTAAGTAAAGAATTCCCTTATATATTTAACTCAGGTAGAGGCACTGTAGGACAATGGCACACGCAAACAAGAACAAG from Clostridium chauvoei encodes:
- a CDS encoding nitrate reductase, which translates into the protein MKKIQSTCNFCALACNVDFYVEDGEIKKIAPTEHYPVNKGFCCIKGLNLDKQQTKIKARKRPLIRNEKGEMEEVSWEKGFDIFATKMTDIQEKYGKESVAFISTGQMTTEDMALLGHVGRSYMGINGDGNTRLCMATSVVAHKQSFGFDAPPYTLKDAELSDTIIFIGANPVIAHPVFWGRVKNNKEAKIITIDPRKSETALNSDIWIDIKPKADLVLLYTLANILIEKGWIDTNYIENYTEGFEDFKNHVSKFTLESVEEETGISKDRVLELAKIIHEGKKVSFWWTMGVNQGYEAVRTAQSIINLAIMTGNIGREGTGANSLTGQCNAMGSRAFSNTAGLYGGGEYDNAVRRKAVAEALEMDESLLPSKPTLPYNMIIEKVKSGEIKGLWVVCTNPRHSWTNNEEFEEAVKNLDFFVVQDIYEDTDSAKLCDLYLPSVPAIKKQGVLINTERRLSLVSPVLEKEEGELTDYEIFLGIGRALGMGSLLDNWKTPKDAFELLKKCSKGMPCDITGVTYESLENSKGIQWPFREGESLKEDERRLFEDNKYYTPSKKAKFVFEDIAESPIKVSKEFPYIFNSGRGTVGQWHTQTRTREMDVVSNISSKEAYVYINKELAKDLNILPNEIIRIKSSNGVAKEFIAKITENVKKDHLYAPIHYIETNALTPSIFDPYSKEPSYKTVTVNIEKLND